A single Lycorma delicatula isolate Av1 chromosome 12, ASM4794821v1, whole genome shotgun sequence DNA region contains:
- the LOC142333374 gene encoding uncharacterized protein LOC142333374, with translation MLICSKSRVAPLKLTSLCCLELCGALILAQLLQNTLKALDLLNINNITLWTDSTTVCHWLNTPPKTWQIYVGNQVSKIQELTPNCTWKHVKSQDNPADPISRSPLL, from the coding sequence ATGTTGATATGCTCCAAATCGCGTGTAGCTCCACTAAAATTAACTTCGTTATGTTGTCTAGAACTCTGTGGAGCACTAATATTGGCTCAACTACTTCAAAATACACTTAAAGCTTTAGATTTACTCAATATTAACAACATCACTCTGTGGACTGATTCTACTACAGTATGTCACTGGTTAAATACTCCTCCTAAAACTTGGCAAATATATGTCGGTAATCAAGTGTCTAAAATTCAAGAATTGACACCTAACTGTACATGGAAACACGTAAAATCACAGGATAATCCAGCTGATCCCATTTCTCGTTCTCCTTTATTGTGA
- the LOC142333373 gene encoding uncharacterized protein LOC142333373 — translation MGHLKQVLENHILLYDELKTLLVTVEACVNSRPLIPLSSDSNDLSLLTPAHFLVGKPLCSFPVPDYTPLYINRLTNWQRTNQMYQNLWKHWSNEYLSTLQQCHKCAKDIHHQSQVR, via the coding sequence ATGGGACATCTTAAACAAGTGCTGGAAAACCATATTTTGCTGTACGatgaattaaaaactttattagttACGGTAGAAGCATGTGTTAACTCTAGACCTCTTATTCCTCTTTCCAGCGATTCTAATGATCTAAGTTTGTTAACACCTGCTCATTTCCTTGTTGGTAAACCCCTATGCTCTTTTCCAGTACCAGATTATACTCCACTCTATATTAATAGATTAACAAACTGGCAGCGTACCAACCAAATGTATCAAAATCTTTGGAAACATTGGTCAAATGAGTATTTGTCTACCCTTCAACAATGCCATAAATGTGCCAAAGATATCCATCACCAAAGCCAGGTGCGTTAG